Proteins encoded within one genomic window of Cyanobacterium sp. HL-69:
- a CDS encoding putative plasmid protein gives MNKPKIVKRVIDRLFRKKNEDKAWNEFVDMGVEAYMEQHNIQTKEEPIIDAVRALIIGKIYISEQSEIVAEMVKVDRDLEETIMAMIGHNVIPKTMPEMEQMKDFN, from the coding sequence ATGAATAAACCAAAGATTGTTAAGCGAGTAATAGATAGATTATTCAGAAAAAAGAATGAAGATAAAGCATGGAATGAGTTTGTAGATATGGGAGTAGAAGCCTATATGGAACAGCACAACATTCAGACTAAAGAAGAACCCATAATAGACGCAGTTAGGGCATTAATCATCGGTAAAATTTACATCTCTGAACAGTCAGAAATAGTAGCTGAAATGGTAAAAGTTGACAGAGATTTAGAGGAAACAATTATGGCGATGATAGGTCATAATGTCATCCCAAAAACTATGCCAGAAATGGAACAGATGAAAGATTTTAATTGA